AGTTCTCACCTTTTGTGAAGCCGGATCCTGTGAAACATCcaatgaatcatcagaatctaagagGTTTGGAATAGACTGTGCACTCTGCAAAGTCTGTTTCCCTCCATCACCATTGATATGATTAATTCCTTCTTCCTCAATACTACCAATGCTCAAAAGATTTGGCTGTGACTGAGCAAGTAGTTTTGCTCTCAGCATCCTTCCAAGATGATATAATACATGTTAGGAAACAATTTACCAAAAATCAGATAACTGCATTACAAATGATTGTAAATTTATAAGACCTAcctcaattcttcttcacgtttTTGCATCTCTTGTTACTCTGCTTGTATCTTCTCTTCAGCTGATTGGTAGCCCTATCTCACTGGAGTCTTTACCAGGTCTTCATCTGAATCCTGTACAAAATGCTTCTTATATGAAATGTGTCAGTATAAAAATTACTCTCTCCCCTCTATAATTTGCTACTATGAGGGACGATCAAAACTTTCCATTTGAGTATTTTGCTGCAGCATGTACACAATGTAACATGACtctgatgtgggtatataagcacccaCATATGACAAAGTATTAGTGTGGCATTCCTGTCTTTCCAATGCGTCTGTGTGCagtaaatgtggaaatgtgaactatggccaTATTACCAAATTCATGTTAACAGgaacaacatgctgttattctttccttggttgctgaaggacaaaaactggaagacatccactggagaatgaagaatgtgtatggcgcAGCATGTCTATAAAAAAAactaccattgtggaatggtgcaccaagttcgtAATAACGGATGTCCCCATATAGGAAATGTAATGCAGAAATTACACAAACTCATGTGGGAGACACTAGAacctgccctatagtcctgatctcttgcTCACGTGattatcatgcctttggtcccttaaaaaagtcCTTAATCCATTGAAAATTTCTGTCAGATGAGGATGTAGAACAGCCAGTTAAGAActacttcatgcagcaggacacgatGTTATACCAAACAGGTATTTTTAACCTGATGCATTGTTGagacgattgcctcaatgctcattgTGATTTTGCGTGATTGGCATACCTATTCTGAACAGTGTGGTTTTTCAaatagaaactttttgatcacaccttaaATGTCATGACATGTACAGCTGGAAGTCCAATGATCTACATAGCAAAGAAACAAGTGAATATTATGGTTTAGTATCTCAAATGATGCTCCGATTAGACATGGTAACTGGTAATGAAATTGGCTTTCCTATTTTGAAAgagaccatcttggcatttgcattAGTTTAGAGGAACCATGAAAAACCTACACATGGATGGCAAGATAGAGATTTGAGTTCCCTTTGCCTGGAATGTAAGGTCATTGTTTCAACAACAATGTTACATTTCTCAGCAAATATGTACGGAGTCTAAAAACCAATGGCTCAGGTACCATGTTGCATAGTATCAagtaaacataatgaaacacacacTTCAGTTGTGTGGCAATAAAACTAGGACACTATTTCCTGTACAACTGATTTGCAattagcaaacaatggaaaatccataatAAAAACAATAAGCATTACATTGCTCTTCACCATGGAGATGGCAATGAGTGGCAAATGGGCACATTTGCAAGTATATTTACAAATGCactatatttttttcagaaatttatgGTGTGTGTAGAATACAAAGGAAAAAAGCTCATTTGATTGGTAAGTTCTACAAATATTACTAATTAATTCAGTAACACACTACATACCTGTGAATCATTCCCACTATTGATGTCAATGATCTTCCTTTGAATTGGAGGCTGGTTATGTACAGGTGAAACAGAAGGAGGAGAAACAACAACAGGTACAGTATTCCTTGGAGCAGTATAAATTCTCATCCTTCCATGTGATGCATAAAACCTCTGCATCAATCCTTTCTGTCCACCACCAGATGAGAACCTGTGTGTTGGGCTTGCAAATGGAGAATTATTAAGTGATGGACTTGATGACTGAGATCTCTTTGTTGGAACAGCTTGTGCTGAGGGTTCTCCATCATTTAGTGAATCTGAAAGATTGTTCGAAGAGGAGAAACTATTtggatcactctctctctcttctgtggaaCTGTTGACAGCATCAGGTGTTTGAGatctctgaaataaaaaattagatATCTTATTCTGCAACTATTCTGTTCAGATCAGGAAGTTATTTCAAACCTTAACTTCAATGATAATGCACTAAATTAGAAAGCAAAAAGCTGGACATTTTTAGAgaaaactgagaacactgtgttagCAAGAACTTCTGCCGAGTACCTTTGTAACCATATCCTGATGGAACATCTAGTTCTTAAAACTGGTAACAGATGTAGCATAACACTGGACTGAAACTGGCCACTCTATTATCTTTAATGGCTTCAAGTTTCCGCCATCCACTTTATTCTTTTAGGGAAAGGTTATGGAAGAATTAAACATTGATTTGATGACAGATTTCACTGAGAAAATTATTTCAGAGTGTATAAATTTTTGAATTTGGCCATTGCTTTGATCTCCTCTCAGAGACTTAACTATTGACTTGGctaaatttcatttcttacccttTCAAAATACATGCAGTTACTGAACTTCCCTCCAACAAATTGCTCTGAACTAAGTATCTGTGGGGGACACCCACACAAGCAGGCACAGGTAAACAACATTATGCAATTAGGTTACTCTGAAGATGAAAGGGAGAAAACTACACCACAGCAGTTGTTAATAATCATGAAGATATTAAATGTTGTTATGAAAATATGTAACTATTAATAGAGAGAGagggacacagagagagagagagagagagagagagagagagagagagagagagagagacagagagagagagaggccatcaCCATCAGTACATCTGGGCCTTACCATGAAGCACAGCCGATGCAACTACACTAGCCATCTTACTGCCATCTGACTGCCTGAGCTCAGGCAGTGTGCTACTGCCTTATGGTCTGGGCCTTGCAGTGTGCTGTGGCCAGTTTTACCCAGGGCAGTCTGTTGATTTAACTGCACTAAGGGGAAAGGTGTCTTATCTAAATGGATGTGATAAAGTGGAAATGAAGAGATTATTGGAGAAATTTGCAGAATTATTTAACCTGCATGGACAATGCCTGCTACATGACTATTGCAGCATGGAATTCCACAACAAATGAGCTGCTTGTGTACAAGAAACAGCACTAGGATATAATTATTAAAGAAAGCACCAGTGTTTAGTCAGTGCTTCTCATAACAGGTGGTAAGAAGGCTTATCAGGTGACTGTAAATATCTAAACAACAAGCAATAACTAATGAATAGCCCATGCCAAACATTACAGAGACCTTAGACAATCTGGTGCAATGCCATTATTTTATCACCATGGatttggtgggggggaggggggggggcgtaccACCAATTAGAGGTAGCACTGGAGGATTGACCTGAAACAGCGTTTTCAGTTCCATTTGATCACTACCAGTATCATCAGatgccatttggtttgaaaaatgcaACTTTCCAACGCTTGTTAGATGGAGTACTACAGAATCTGAAACCAAAACAATGCTTAGTCTACCGAGATGACACTGTATTGTCCAACACATCCAGGAGTATAAGGTGCATCTACAAGAGGTCTGAGTGCTTGTGTGTGGCACGACAGACCCTTATCTTAGAAACACGCCACTTTGTATTACAGGAAGTCTGCTATTCAGGCCATATCATCAGCCAAGACGGTGCACGACTAACTCACAGCTGATACAAGCTGTAAATGATTTCCCAGTGTATAGCACAAATGAAGAAATTACAGTAATATCTCAGGATTGCAATTTTATAGAGAACACATCCCAAAATTTGCAGAAGTTATGCCTTTGTTAAAGAAGAGGTAATAGGTTCACGAGGCTCCACACTGAAGCAGATCTTGAGGTATTGCACTGAAATGAATTTCGAGACAGACCTCCAACTCATGGCTAAGTGAATTTGGTTTTGAGGTTGTGCAATGTTCAAGGAAGTATCACTGGTACACTGACAGACTTAGATGCTGTGCTGTAGAATGTATGGAGTCACCACAGAAGAACAGCACAAAGCTCAGGGTGGGTGAGAAGCCCTGTACCCCTAGTATCAAATGctaattgatttgatttgttttagcgCAACTATGTACTTTAGTATTAAGTGCCCAATATATCAGTAGGTTCCCCACCATGTTGTTAACACATTTCTTgacatatttttacacatgtctggggttacagtgtgaaatgcatcttcaACAGCATTGTGCAGTTCATTGGTAGCATAGCAACATGCAGATACATGCACCTTAATGACTCACAATAATGAGTTGTAAGGTGTGGTGATGTCAGGACATTTTGgtggccatttcaaggaacctggtgGTGTTGATGCACCACAACTTATCAACCGTCATAAAAAAAGCTCACTTAGGAAATTGTGCACTGCAGGAGCATAGTGAGGAGGCACTCAGCCTTACTGCAACCATATGCATTCTGTGAGGCCCCTTTCCTCAAGCTGAGGTATGAACAACATTTGGAACACGTGTAAATAATCTGTGCCATTCACAGTTCCTGGAAAAATGTATGGTCCAAGCATAAGTTGTGAAGTCATCGCTGCCCATATCATTATGTGAGGCAGCTTTCTTTGTAACTTGACCATGTAATGAAGATTCTCTTTGGCTCAAACGACAATATTTCTATTGTGTGAGCTGTGATAAATGGCACATTCACTTGAAAACATAACCATGGCATAGTTCACTGCATTTTGAAATTGAGTTAACAAAACTTGGCACGCTGAAACACACTCATTCCAGTCTGTGTCCGATAACTCTTACGAACTTCAGTCATAAAGGTCTGACTATAATGTCCTTTGATATGATCTCACATTTTTGTCCTTGGTATACCAAATTTAAAGCATATTGTGTGTTGGCTTCACAGGAGACTGTTTAATCAAAGTAGAGACTCAGGCACGTTTCTTCtcatgtcttcttccttccactcAGTGGCTTatctttaacactgccaaaagcaaaAGCATTTATTTCTCAACTGGcagggtaaagctgtgaggatggggcacaagtcgtgcttgggtagctcagatggtagagcacttgcccacgaaaggcaaaggtcccgagtttgagtctcagtccggcacacagttttaatctgacaggaagtttcgtatcagcacacacactgctgcagagtgaaaatctcattctgaattacacTTATTATTTACACTATAAGATGTTACAAATTAGTGCACTACGCCTGCAAGTGAATGGCTGAACAGAGAGTTCACAGGACAGTAGgggaaaaatgttaagtaatttCATGAAAAGTAGTCACAATGATTTGAACACTTTACCATAATTTGTAGTGACAGCTTGTAACTTGGAAAGTGTACAAAAACATGGGCTTTATCCCCTATGAGGTGGTTTTTAGCCAAAAGACCCCATTCCCTTTCAAATTATGCCACCTACCCTAGGTGAAGATGTATACTTCACACAAAATTTTGCTACAAAATTAAGAAGTACGTGGCAACAGATTAGAAAGATGAATATGAAGTCTTAAGAATGGCATGAAGGCACCCCACAACAAAAAGCTAAATTGGTTATGTACCACACTGGGCAGTGAGTAATGTTATCTAACACCTACATGCTGAAAGAAAAAACTAAAAAGCTAATTTTGCAATACCAGGCACCTTACCAGATAATTGAGATTATGTCCCCAGTTAATGTCAAACTGCAATGCCCAACCCAAAGCCCAATTGTCCATGTAGTAAGAACTAATTTATTTCATGTTGTACTGGAAGCACTGCCGTATTTAACAGCAGCTCCTTCTGAATGGGGAAGGGAAGCGATTGGAGAAAATACAAGGGGGGAAAGGTAAATTTAAGCATGTGACGCAGGATGTACTAATAGTCATCCTGACACTCCTAATGCCGTAAAACCATGACGCGGTTTGTGAGCTAATTTTTTGTGTTTGCTAATTAGTTATTAGGGATATTTGTGAGTGTATATTCTGGTAATGTGTCTATTTCTTTCATGAGACAGGCTCGAAGGAGACATTCTTGTTTAGTTAATAGGTTATGGGAAATTTTGGGTGAAATTTTCTGTGGAGTGTTAGTGGAACCTTAGGGTGTCCAATTTAGTTTAGAAGGGAATCAATGATGTTACATGGTGCAGAAAGTTTGTTGTTTGTTAAATACATGGTTTGTGTAGAGGCAGTCATGCAGACTTTTAAAGCCAACAGGTTGGCAGTAAATGAGTGATGGTGTGTTCATGTTACACACCTTTGGCCTTTAACTTTAAAGATATTTCATAAGGGATGTTTCCTAGGTCGCTTTAGTCAGTGAAGAAAACAAGGAATTTGAGAAAGTACTACTCTCCACCATGGAATAGCTACAATGCCAAGTTGGGCTACTCACTGTTTGTCCCCCacaaaatgaacacacacagtccTCAAGTCATGTGAGTACACCCTAACCAGTAGTTGTAGTTTGCATCTGCTACAAACAAGGCTATTTCAGCAGTGTGCAGCAAATATAACTGCATGAGCAGGGATTGTTGATAAATGCTATGTGATGCAATTTCTTAGGACATTTTTCCAGTTACCTGCCACCATCACTGGAACAACAACACTTAACACAAACTGCTCATTATGTAACTGCAAAACCCATCTTTCAAGACTACGCCCATGAAAAACCTAACCTACTTCAATGGCATGCTATACCTGAC
This portion of the Schistocerca serialis cubense isolate TAMUIC-IGC-003099 chromosome 3, iqSchSeri2.2, whole genome shotgun sequence genome encodes:
- the LOC126470796 gene encoding uncharacterized protein LOC126470796, whose protein sequence is MNASVNGPYNKAKDGVECTTHGYLGWSFDMFVPKFHFLHKTLSSSEQQHTQPPRPATTRIQQEIDEAVQRERELKEANGIQTSDENIVHKRSQTPDAVNSSTEERESDPNSFSSSNNLSDSLNDGEPSAQAVPTKRSQSSSPSLNNSPFASPTHRFSSGGGQKGLMQRFYASHGRMRIYTAPRNTVPVVVSPPSVSPVHNQPPIQRKIIDINSGNDSQDSDEDLVKTPVR